CTAATCATAATACAAATTACTCTTCtatattccttttttttattttactcttCAATATTCCTGACAAAGCCACATTGTGAAGTGTTGGAAAGCCAAAGCCTATCAAACAGTTTAAAATGATTCCTCATCTAAAGATGCCTTTCGAGGTTCATCATTAAACGACAAAATCATGTAAAGCCCATCCTCGAGCAAACAATTCCTCATAGCTCACAGAGTTTATACTAGCAAAGACTAGTGATGGattttatcatatgtcatcgtggAATTTGTTAAGGACTTCGCTCCCCAGCTAGGGGGTCTGATAAGGCCAAAATATGGTCTAATATTGATTGGAGAATTAGAGAGTCAAGGATGCCTCTTCTAGAGATACCTTGAAGGAACAAAATCTTGCAATTCAAATCTTACACCAATGAAGACGAGTGATGGACCTCATTAGATCTATAGAGCCCAAAGAACCAAAGACTCCCCAACTTGGAAGCTTTGATGAAATGTTTAGTCCCAGATTAGTTGTAGAACAAATGCCTAATAAAGTACAGGGTAGATTGTAGGCAGTATAGACATAAAAGTATTACTATCAATCCCATTTTACTTTATTGGAagtgtttttgttttctatttctgCTTTATAAAATTGAAAACATCTTTAGCTATGTGACGTCGCGAGGAGGGGAAAATAGTAAAAAACAATCTCATTTTCATATGCCACAAGCTAATTGCTAGCTTACGATCTTCTGGTATGAAATGTCAATTATCTTAGCATCCTGAAACCCTTTAGGTGGCACCAGGCCATATAGGATCTTAGTTATATGTCCAGGTGAACATTGGGCTTGCACCTACTTTTAGAACTCTTTTGTATGCGACCATTCAACCCATTTGCAAGTCTTTTGCCCTAATAAAAACTAGTTGTTTGTGTTACTTATGATTTTAGTTATTTTGTCCTTTTCATGCTTGGCGATATTATGTTATTAATATGTTCGTCTTTTTAACCTTTCTTTTGTATACAGGTCTAAACTGTACAAGGTTAAGATATAGACTAACCCTTATGAGCAAATATCATTTATGTAtcacataatttagacaaaatcaACTAAGTTTATGACATGCTAAAGTATGTTGAACCATTCAAAACAAGATCAAGTTATCAATGAATTAAAAAAACGTTTGTCCTCCTAGGATCTTCAAATGCATTCATAAATGCAGCAATTATAAAAAGATGAAATCCATTGAGAAAGATAATAGAGCCATAAAATACACATAGTGTCTTAGAATTAAAGTCCACATGGGTGAACACAACAAACTGATTTATTCACACGAAGCAAGCAAGAAAATAAGATAAATGAAGTCATCGTCGACCTGGCTTTCCTTTTTGTGGCGAAGCTCAGAATTGCACAGGTTAGCTTTTCTTCAAGTCTGAATAACTTGTGCACTAACAACTACATCTTAGTTGAAATCAAATACGGAAATGGAACATAGCAAGTTGTTGCAAGAAGTACATAAAATAAGATCAAATTTTTACTATTCTTAAAAATATCTAGAGTTGCATTTATAAGAGAATAAAACACGAATTAATCCTGGAACTAGATGAAATGTCAGAGTGCACAAATATGATCTAAAattcatattttatattttaataataaaaaaggaaGTCACTAAAAGCATGGAAGAAATGGGGAATTACATGGATTTGCGTTACAAAAGATACTAAAAACACTTTAGATAGTGTGGAAATGGCcattaaatcaaaaaaataaGGTGCAAATTAGAGGAAAGCTATTTGGGCACGGGACGACAGACTTCACAAAGTGTTCGCAATTGGGATTTGAAATATTAGTAGAATTCCTCCGTTTTCTGTATTAATATATTAATCACTAAAGTGTATTTGACGACTGTAGAAGAAATAGTCAAGAATTCTCCTTCAATGAAAATGAGCGGCATCACAACTAGTAGACGTGAATGAGAAAATTACCACATAAATATGAGGAAGCAGGGAGAGATATTGGAATGGAGCTCCGGTCATACGACATTAGCTTGGGGATACCCCCTCGGCTTTCCCTTCGTGGACACTCACGGCCTCGCGCGGACCGCAACTTGCCCGGGCGATCTCTTCGAGAACAAGAAGGCGGAGGGGACGAAGCTCCTGTGGGGCAGTAGTGCGGGCGCCTGGCCTCCGGCCTCGAAGGCGGAGAAGCAGCTCACTGACGCCGCCATGGTCAGCGCTTCGGTGGCGAGCGATGGGCGGCAGCCGACGAAAGGGTTTTGAATTTGCAAAAGGCCCCAGCTGAGGGTATTCGAGATCGAACGGCCGGCGTTGAAGGGTCATTTGTGGGTTTCCGTACATCCGTTTGACCAAAGTGTGGAGACTTGGACGGTACAGATTGCTTTAAGCTCCAACCGCCGAGCGAGGGGAAGGACCGTAGAATGGGCCTCACACAAGTATTTGATACTCCTACGGAGTCTAAGGCCCATTGTAAAACCCAATATTGAATCCAGTAAGGGTTAATCATTGGTTGCTATCCTTTGCTCCACCGACACAAACACATCAAACGGCCAAACGTGATCCACTCGTCAGCAATTGGTGAGTTCAGTAACAGTCAAACATGAAAGGCCCCATAGTCTTCTAACACCTCAATGCGACCCTATATGGCAGCTAAACATCGGATACCATAACCTATCCCTCCATATCAGAGTTGCTCTATCATTGGACAATGTCCTCTGACTGCAGGCTGCAACGAGCAAAATGATGACGGCCTAATTACTCCATCTCCCCAGACCATTCCTGCAAGTCCAACGTCCTGTCCTGCCGGCAACGGTCAGTGAGAGAGCCCATCTCATCCACCACCACCGACACCTGCTCAACAAAACGTTTTGGGCGACAGTGGAGCAACGTGCGGTCGTCCGATCGCAACAGCCAAAAGGAGTAGACTTACAGCAGAAGCGCGCAACGGCAGTGAGAGGGAGGGAACGAGACAACCGGGCGCGTCCCACAACGGCACCAGACACCAGCAGAGCAGAGGGGCGGGGCCCGCGCCAGCCTGTCTTAGCTGAACCCCTCCTCACCGCTATTCGCTCCCTCCAACTAGAACCCACCCGATTCCCCCGCGGCGCACAGTGATTGCCGCCCCTGCGGGACCCGCGGTAGCTCGTCTGCGGCCTACTCGCCTTCCCCCCATGTGCTGTTGCTCCCCCCGTGACACCCTCTCTCCTCCCCCGCCCCTTTTTTTAAAACCATCACTCCCCTTCAGCCGCTCACTCGCTCACCCACTGTCTGCTACACTCTTCTCTTCGCGATGGATCGCCTCAGAGCCATTCTCTGCATCTCCCTCCTCTGCTTCGCGGCCTCCAACTCTGCGGCCCAGTCCCCCGCCGCCGCCCCGACCACCTCCGCAGCCGCTCCCGCCAAGCCAACCACCCCCGCTCCCGCCGCCGCTCCCACCAAAAGCAGCAGCACCCCGGCCCCGGCCGCCGCTCCCACATCCAAGGCTCCCGCCAAGGCCCCCGCGACACGCGCACCTACTACCCCTGCGCCCGTCGCCGCCCCCGCCAAAGCGCCCACGGCGGCCGCGCCAACCTCGGCTCCTCCAGCGCCCGTGCCGGTGACATCCCCGCCCGCGCCCCCTCCGACGACGTTGCTTCCCCCGGCGGCTTCCCCCATCCCATCGACCCCAGTCCCCGTCGCGGCGCCGCCGAAGCCCGCCGAGACGCCCGCCCCGACTccgagcaagaagaagaagaagaagaaggcgaagaaGGGCGCCGCGGCCCCCGCTCCGAGCCCCCCGGCTCCGGCCGCCGGGTCTCCCGCCGGTTCGTCCGAGGCCACCTCCCCGGGTCCCAGCGTCGCCGCCGACGAAACGGTACTCTCTCTCACACATATACAAACCTAGATCCGATGGATCATGCTCACGATAGCGCATTATCGTCCTTAGCTCACTAACGTGCGCCGACAGAGCCGTTAGGCTTTAAATGCTGCTCAGTGCCCTTTAGCTAAAGTGATGTTTTCTTGCTAATCTACGCATatcaagtcatatatatatatatctccggtGCATGTTAGGCCGTTATACACATCAAATAGCTTGACCCTCATCAATGAGAGATCTCTAATTGTTTTAGTTTAAGAGATCATCACGACGGAGAAAACCTGATACTGACTCGTTGTATGTGTAATGTTGCAGAGTGGTGCACAGATAGTGAGAGGCTTCATCTCAGGAGGGCTGGCCCTGCTCCTGGGGCTTGCCGTCATCCTTGCCTAGATCGCGACATGATACATAACAGTAGTTTCTTGTCTCTTGTTTCCCTTCTTTGCTGTCGTATTGTTGTCGGTTCTGAGCGGGAGGGACCGCCGCCTGTTGTACTTATGCATTCACTCGGATTCTTTTTTTTTACTGTCTCCAGAGGTTTTGTGTTGAAGACTATTATTTACCACATTGAATGATGCAGATTTACTCTTGCCAGCTGCAGTCCACGCAATAAGTAACAAGCTTGCTTTTCCCACCAACTTTAATCGCTGTCATCAACAAACATTGCAATTTACATAATTACTTACTAGCAAGGATTATAATTTTATTCAAGCTCTGTAGACCAATAATCCCATATATCCTGTAGATCAAAAGAATATATCtcagtaattatatatatatatatatatattgcatatgattctTATTGATTTAGAGAAAATCTATAATAAGATTCCTAAAATTTATTTGTTGGGATTCTTTTAAcgtatcaaatatggatcaaacaattgttttatagaatcaaaaccttAATTGATTCAAAAATAAACTTTATAGATTcaaaataatggattaagaatatttacataaaacttatttaatctactataatatgtatgaaatcctacaataattaataaacatattaacacggaagcgttgatgaatccattagagtattttctgaattgattagtgatttggtcttccaattgtAGGGTATCTTTTAaactttagatttctctttgacgggtgaagagaaacttcattcgatactacaaccggggaccataaccttatttatagtcataactgatgaatctacaattatgattatattaataatcgatgaatctacaattatgtctCAAAAGTtttatattcctaacttatctcatcattaagttaggaatatgaccgatggtatccacacaattaattttcataacaattatgtcccttagccaaataactttactttaattagatcactttaattttggctaatcaaaataatggcttaacacatttaattatacatgtgtgactcttaaaattctaacaatctcTCACTAAGTCACATATGTATCATTATaaatgtgatattctttatgagctcaaaactattgccattattaaacaggacatacaaaacaatctcgtccattgaccatattaatataggaccaaagcgattttcgctatatcaatcatagctaaacccatcaatgatcactaatattaacataaccaaatgacatagatcaattatgaaatgtgtagtatgaaaattacatgaatgtgatatgtacatgtcaattttcaactggtccaactttatctttatgagatcattaataactttaatagtcataatgtacaaagtataataaactgaagctttatttctgatcagaaaatGTCTATACAAATACATAATCGGGCATAGAACATACAACAAACATATGATAGGCTCCCACTAAACTGAAGTTTCCTCAAATTCTGATATACCCATATGAGCAGTATGCTCATAAAAAAAACTTTGAGTGGTAcatcttttgtgagaggatctgtcAATATAAAGTTTGTTCCTAAGTGTTCTATAGAAATTTATTTACTTTCTACCCTTTCTTTCACAACCATGTTTGGTTCCTCGCAATTCCGCATTCATGGATTCATGATAGTAAGCTatagtatcaagtaaatatagattgtcataagtcATAAGTGAACTAGTTCCAATcacatttgaatttaaagacaaagtaaactgattgtttccaaatgaacaagaataaccaaatttgttcaaataagaaacaaaaattaggtTTCGTTTAAACGACGGTATAACAAAAGTATCTTTAAAATTCAAATAATGTCCAGtacacaataacaatctaaatgtgCCTATAGCTTCCACATCTACCGATTTTTCGTCTCTcacataaatgcatctctcagcaTTATTGGGCCTTCGGTAGCTCAGGTAACCCTTTTTTAGCACGCCAAGCGTGATATTTGGCACAGTCCTTCTTCAAATGCCTAGATTTTTTTATAGAAGAAACAAGTATCATCCttgttttgtttcttctgtactagacccttatcagcctcattctttccagatttatattttcttttcttgcccttaTCCTTAGAGGTGTTGACCAAGTTTGCACTTTCAAtcttttcttgctttaatctttcttcttcttgcacacAATATGAAATGAGCTCATTAAGAGACCATTTATTCCTTTGGCAGTTATAACTGACGTTAAACTGATTGAATTGTGTAGGGAAAGATATCAGAACCAAATGGACAAGTAAGTCCTCTGATAGGTTAAGCTTTAATGCTTTAAGCTTAGAAGCAAGATTAGAcatttccatgatgtattccctTATATTTCCTTTGCTGTTGTATCTCATGGTAAACAATCTTTGAAATAGAGTGCTTGTTTCTGctttatcatttttaagaaaacGCTTTTCTATTTCGGCAAGAAAATCTTTGGCCTTGGTAATCCCTTCGGACACCGCACCCCTAAAGGCTTCTGGAATACCGCGCTTAATGATCATGAGACTCATGCGATTAGACCTGTCCCACTTCTCATATAGTCTCATATCATCATGAGTACTATTTTCTGTAAGAGAAGCAGGTTGGTCTTCTCTTAGTGCAAGGTCTAGATCCATGCAGCCCAAAATGATTACAATATTTTCTTTCCAATCTTTAAAGTTGGTTCCGTTTAGAACTGGTACAGAACTGAGGTTAGCAGATATTGTTGCAAGAGAACCTGATGAATCAGAAATTATACTCATATTTAttaccataaacttaagtaaattcaaataatgatataacccaTCTCAAGATATCAAGTGCAATATTAATATCTTATCTTTGaacttcaatattaattgctagtggtagtcttgttgtaatgatcaaatactggtaataaggcatgtcaaatgaaaaacccatctttggattgatttatcatttatatgtataactttataattatcaTGTATTTACCATTACAGGTATGTATAAAATCTTGCCAGTCATTAACCTTCTTTTGGGCCGGATAATTACCGCATGTAAATACAtactacatttaatattttcatgagaaatgttatatatgagaggtcactttggcgacttcatatattaaattactcaatctaatattaaacaatcactaattgaatttggaccatattagtcaaattggtttgatcttaatttgttgactaaaatatttaaagcatgtaaatcattcaatttatgtcaacaaacaactttatggaaccaatattatgtttaatccaacataatattgcaacaatattattaaaccaacataatattgcaatcatatctaattaattaaattcatattaattagataaaatccaaaaagaaTTTGGGAAATTTATGCCTTGTAgtgcaaaaaataaatttttgtatATTAATGAATAGGAAAAGACACGAAGTGGAAAAGATAATCCAAAATTAAACTGATATCACATCAGAAAAATGCACTGAATTGAATGTGAAGTATGCtgtagcatgattacataaaaccataatcttttccaacgataatagaaccaaatcacttcaaaatagcatgattacataaaattctcatctttcccaacgatgatagaaccaaattacttcaaaatagcatgattacataaaactatcatctttcccaacgatgatagaaccaaactactttaaaatattgatgaaaacatcattaaaattcatgaaaaaaaaaagttcatcaatcattgtaggatggctctgatatcacttgttggggttcttttaacatatcaaatatagatcaaacaattgttttatagaatcaaaaccttcatcttgattcaaaaacatactttatagatccaaaataatggattaagaatatttacataaaacttatttaatccactataatatgtatgaaatcctacaacaattaataaacatattaatatggaagcgtacctgatgaatcagtattttctgaattgattaGTGATTTGGTCTTCTCttttgaactttagatttctctttgatgggtgaagagaaacttcattcAATACTacaaccggggaccataaccttatttatagtcataactgatgaatctacaattatgattgtattcataattgatgaatttataatTATATCTCAAGAGTtttatattcctaacttatctcgtcattaagttaggaatatgactgatggtatccacacaattaattttcataacaattatgtcccttagccaaataactttactttaattagatcactttaattttggctaatcaaaataatggcttaacacatttaattatacatgtgtgactcttaaaattctaacattattatgatgaattttaataaaaaaaatatattcattaattatttatgatattattaaaaatatatatgataatatagcTATTAGTATTAGAATTATTTGGAGTATGTTTAGTAAATttcctattagcataggattatTTATATCAAGGATTCGTATTAAATTCTTATCTTTttacattgataatggatgaacttactaGTCACTTATATGATATGGTGTATGttatttattgatgatattatcttagttgataaGAGCTTAAGTAGAATTAATTATAGACTTAAGATATTAAAgtaatatttagaaattaaaaattttagattaagtatgactaaaattaaatatataagatATAATTATAGTAATTTTAGGAATAAATAGAAGAATATAGTTAGGTTGGATAGATAATAAGCCTATTTAAATAAaatctttagatatcttaaattaattattcaacaagatgaagatattatttatataataaaaatatattagttaAAATGGCGAGAAATATTAGGAGTCTTGTGTGATTATcgaatacctttgagattaaaagaaaaatctttATAAGGCTATTGTgtgtgtgtaaatttatgttgttaAGATAAAAATATTGAGATAGATATATGAAGTTactaagaaatattaaaaaaatatttttattcatgactaATTAGGTATCGTTAAGATAGAAGATAGGATAAAAGAAAATTGTTTACGATAATataagtataataataataattaatgttagtagtcaaaatagaagaaaatctaaaaaaaactttataaataaaaacttaaagtattcttaacttaactaaatatataactTCTtacatattttaataataataataataataataataataataatagatttatATAATTGATCCTAAATAATTTGTATTAACATCTAGATTTTATTGGAGAGAGAGTCCAAAACTGTGGTCTGCAGCCATTGTAGTGTGATTGATTGTTAATACTGAAGACATAGCTATTTATTTGCCAGAGCACAGAGGAAAAAATTGTTTTGTAATAAATCGATAAAATTTTTACTAATCAAACCAGTCTATTCCTTAAAAATATGGTTTTTGAAAGGTGGAAGCTTATGCTTGGATGCTCTCAAGCTGTTTGCCTCTCCAAACCATCTCAGATTTGGATCCCAAAAACCACgagtgctgctgctgcttcatCTCATACGATATCAAGTGCAAAGTGAAGGAAGAATTCAGAAACCTAACAACTTGCTTGCCATAAAATAACCTAAGAACTGTTAAATGACCTTAAGTTATCCTCACAAATTTATCTTGCATGCCTCTCGTATAAACCTAAAAAATTTACATAATTTCTCTTACCATCTTTAAAAATCCTAAAGAGTACCATTTTTAAATACACTATAGAGAAACCTAAGAAGAGGAAAAGTATTTCTCATATTTTGTTCTCTCTCACTAAAACTAAAACTATAGAAGAACCAAACCCTAATTACTAGATCAAGTCCTCTTCTCATATTAGGACTTCTAATCCGATTGAGATATTAGTTCTAGGAATATCAAAATATTTGTCAAACCCAATATTTCCTCAAGCACCTTAACTATCTCCT
The window above is part of the Musa acuminata AAA Group cultivar baxijiao chromosome BXJ2-6, Cavendish_Baxijiao_AAA, whole genome shotgun sequence genome. Proteins encoded here:
- the LOC135613941 gene encoding uncharacterized protein LOC135613941, with amino-acid sequence MSIISDSSGSLATISANLSSVPVLNGTNFKDWKENIVIILGCMDLDLALREDQPASLTENSTHDDMRLYEKWDRSNRMSLMIIKRGIPEAFRGAVSEGITKAKDFLAEIEKRFLKNDKAETSTLFQRLFTMRYNSKGNIREYIMEMSNLASKLKALKLNLSEDLLVHLVLISFPTQFNQFNVSYNCQRNKWSLNELISYCVQEEERLKQEKIESANLVNTSKDKGKKRKYKSGKNEADKGLVQKKQNKDDTCFFYKKI
- the LOC135615330 gene encoding lysine-rich arabinogalactan protein 18-like, which encodes MDRLRAILCISLLCFAASNSAAQSPAAAPTTSAAAPAKPTTPAPAAAPTKSSSTPAPAAAPTSKAPAKAPATRAPTTPAPVAAPAKAPTAAAPTSAPPAPVPVTSPPAPPPTTLLPPAASPIPSTPVPVAAPPKPAETPAPTPSKKKKKKKAKKGAAAPAPSPPAPAAGSPAGSSEATSPGPSVAADETSGAQIVRGFISGGLALLLGLAVILA